The following proteins are co-located in the Streptomyces sp. NBC_00435 genome:
- a CDS encoding alpha/beta hydrolase: protein MPSLRSRALSVALIAAGRRRRFGSAEAVRSRVAESARRPASHLPPRSLGRVAEVSRTFVGAWPVYDVAPLGAAPAARVLYVHGGGYINELVRPHWALIRTLVTQARARVVVPAYILAPRGTADRTVPVAADLLSGLIASGGDGDGGTVLIGDSAGAGLALAAAQRLRERTGAQPSRIVLISPWLDVSMSHPDQAAIEAGDPMLARPGLREAGRLYAGNLTADDPRVSPLHGSFAGLAPMTVFTGTRDVLTTDSRELLSRARAAGAEVEFHEEPGLPHVYPLLPLPEGRAARDRIVELVRAAASEA from the coding sequence GTGCCGAGTCTGCGCAGCAGGGCGCTTTCGGTCGCGCTGATCGCGGCGGGACGGCGAAGACGGTTCGGCAGCGCCGAGGCGGTCCGAAGCCGGGTGGCCGAGTCGGCCCGGCGGCCCGCGTCCCATCTGCCGCCGCGCTCCCTGGGCCGGGTCGCGGAGGTCTCCCGGACCTTCGTCGGGGCCTGGCCGGTGTACGACGTCGCGCCGCTCGGGGCCGCACCGGCCGCGCGGGTGCTGTACGTGCACGGCGGCGGGTACATCAACGAACTGGTCCGGCCCCACTGGGCGCTGATCCGGACCCTGGTCACGCAGGCACGGGCGCGGGTCGTCGTACCGGCGTACATCCTCGCCCCGCGCGGAACCGCGGACCGGACCGTCCCGGTCGCCGCCGATCTGCTCAGCGGGCTGATCGCGAGCGGCGGCGACGGTGACGGCGGCACGGTGCTCATCGGGGATTCCGCCGGCGCGGGGCTGGCGCTGGCCGCGGCCCAGCGGCTGCGCGAGCGCACCGGGGCGCAGCCGTCCCGGATCGTACTCATCTCCCCCTGGCTGGACGTGTCCATGAGCCACCCCGACCAGGCGGCCATCGAGGCGGGCGACCCGATGCTGGCCCGCCCCGGACTGCGGGAGGCCGGGCGGCTGTACGCGGGCAACCTGACGGCCGACGACCCCCGGGTGAGCCCGCTGCACGGGTCGTTCGCCGGGCTGGCCCCGATGACGGTGTTCACCGGTACCCGGGACGTCCTGACGACCGACAGCCGCGAGCTGCTGAGCCGGGCGCGGGCGGCCGGCGCCGAGGTGGAGTTCCACGAGGAGCCGGGGCTGCCGCACGTGTACCCGCTGCTGCCCCTGCCGGAGGGCAGGGCGGCCCGCGACCGGATCGTGGAGCTGGTCCGCGCCGCGGCTTCGGAGGCCTGA
- a CDS encoding class I SAM-dependent methyltransferase — translation MRQQYDTSTPPPAFSVADAFTLATALDALGGVRGLDTLDVACGHGTTTRMLASGGARRAVGVDSCPERIRRAREGGGDPAHTGAVEYVVAETAGLPALGPFDLATAVYVFNQAHDRTALHAMFRAVRANLRPGGRLLAVVPNPGAFPYADWEPYGISVVERAPGGDAPLLRARLETDPPVPFECREWAHADFAEAAADAGFATVAWQPTRTPPACAVRDETYWARYRTAPVGSLMNCVA, via the coding sequence ATGCGACAGCAGTACGACACGTCAACGCCCCCGCCGGCCTTCTCGGTGGCCGATGCCTTCACCCTGGCCACGGCGCTGGACGCCCTCGGTGGGGTCCGCGGTCTCGACACCCTCGACGTGGCCTGCGGGCACGGCACCACCACCCGGATGCTGGCGAGCGGCGGGGCCCGCCGGGCGGTGGGCGTCGACAGCTGCCCCGAGCGCATCCGGCGGGCCCGGGAGGGCGGGGGCGACCCCGCGCACACCGGCGCGGTCGAGTACGTCGTCGCGGAAACGGCCGGCCTGCCGGCGCTGGGCCCGTTCGACCTGGCCACCGCCGTGTACGTGTTCAACCAGGCCCACGACCGGACGGCCCTGCACGCCATGTTCCGGGCGGTACGCGCCAACCTGCGTCCCGGCGGGCGGCTCCTGGCCGTCGTGCCGAACCCCGGGGCCTTCCCGTACGCGGACTGGGAGCCCTACGGCATCAGCGTCGTCGAGCGGGCTCCGGGCGGCGACGCGCCGCTGCTGCGGGCCCGGCTGGAGACCGACCCGCCGGTCCCCTTCGAGTGCCGCGAATGGGCCCACGCCGACTTCGCGGAGGCCGCCGCCGACGCGGGCTTCGCCACCGTCGCCTGGCAGCCGACCCGGACCCCGCCGGCCTGCGCGGTCCGGGACGAGACGTACTGGGCCCGCTACCGCACGGCCCCCGTCGGCTCCCTGATGAACTGCGTGGCCTGA
- a CDS encoding helix-turn-helix domain-containing protein: MSEPGMLRRLLRAFEEAAPGEGLARIADRLGIGRAEAADLAAYWVRKGRLRREEIGGRDCGGCPAAARSCTACPGSGPEPGGTAATARPVLVALSPVRPADPTRS; encoded by the coding sequence GTGAGCGAGCCCGGCATGCTGCGCAGGCTGCTGCGTGCCTTCGAGGAGGCCGCCCCCGGCGAGGGGCTCGCGCGGATCGCCGACCGGCTGGGCATCGGCCGGGCCGAGGCGGCCGACCTCGCCGCGTACTGGGTCCGCAAGGGACGGCTGCGGCGCGAGGAGATAGGCGGCCGTGACTGCGGCGGCTGCCCCGCCGCCGCACGCTCCTGCACGGCATGCCCCGGGAGCGGCCCCGAGCCGGGCGGCACGGCCGCTACGGCGCGGCCGGTGCTCGTCGCGCTGAGCCCCGTACGCCCCGCAGATCCCACGCGCTCCTAG
- the feoB gene encoding ferrous iron transport protein B, with the protein MSCHGTEGGATATLERSAGTPFVVLVGNPNVGKSTLFNALTGAHQRVGNWPGKTVSVAQGDWRTPAGRHLRVADLPGSYSLLPDSPDEALVRDVLTAPEGERPDAVVFALDAANPARNLYLLSQLLDTDIPVVVALTMTDVAARRGTVIAPDALARELALPVVPVEGRGGTGLDLLADAVRDLLDAERTPPARATGWVAGSPVAQELAALVELSRAQTAHPARWLAVSLLCGEEPPRVPAALAGRARAAADRLAAAAGDADTDAELLVAEARYAWAHAVIERAAPRPAGARPTLTDRVDRLLLSRVFGIPFFLAVMWGVFQATTVLAKPLQDGLGDFVSGPVSSGADRLLEAVHAPGWVTGLLVDGLINGVGQLLTFVPLMIIMFLLLALLEDSGYFARAAFVADRLMRTLRLPGRAFLPLVVGFGCNVPALAGTRILNRRSHRLLVGLLIPYMSCTARLAVYVMIAGVFFGSNSGTVVFLLYVGSVLLVVGMGLILRPLLFKDMKEEPLVLELPPYRLPTLRVTGAQVWQKLSAFLRTAGGIIVATAAAVWLLMAVPAGAGHGGFGKVDVEQSVFGTVTRAAAPLAAPAGFGDWHATAALGTGLIAKEGVISTLAQTYSAEEDGDPRLTSSLHATFEESSGGHQEAAALAFLVFVLAYTPCMATLAAQRAEIGTRLTVIGFGIQLAAAWLLATGVFQIARLVW; encoded by the coding sequence ATGAGCTGTCACGGCACGGAGGGCGGCGCGACGGCGACCCTGGAGCGGAGCGCCGGCACCCCGTTCGTCGTCCTCGTCGGCAATCCGAACGTCGGCAAGTCGACCCTCTTCAACGCCCTCACCGGCGCCCACCAGCGCGTCGGCAACTGGCCGGGCAAGACCGTCTCCGTCGCCCAGGGCGACTGGCGCACACCGGCCGGCCGCCACCTGCGCGTCGCCGACCTGCCCGGCTCGTACAGCCTGCTGCCCGACTCCCCGGACGAGGCCCTGGTGCGCGACGTGCTGACCGCGCCGGAGGGGGAGCGGCCCGACGCGGTGGTCTTCGCCCTCGACGCGGCCAACCCGGCCCGCAACCTGTACCTGCTCTCGCAGCTCCTCGACACCGACATCCCCGTCGTGGTCGCGCTCACCATGACCGACGTCGCCGCCCGGCGCGGCACGGTCATCGCGCCGGACGCGCTGGCCCGCGAGCTCGCGCTGCCCGTCGTACCGGTGGAGGGGCGCGGCGGGACCGGGCTGGACCTGCTCGCGGACGCCGTCCGTGATCTGCTGGACGCGGAGCGTACGCCGCCCGCGCGGGCCACCGGCTGGGTCGCCGGATCACCCGTGGCCCAAGAGCTGGCAGCCCTCGTGGAGCTGTCCCGGGCGCAGACCGCGCACCCGGCGCGGTGGCTCGCCGTCAGCCTGCTCTGCGGGGAGGAGCCGCCCCGGGTGCCGGCCGCCCTGGCCGGGCGGGCCCGGGCGGCCGCGGACCGCCTCGCCGCGGCGGCCGGGGACGCGGACACCGACGCCGAACTCCTCGTCGCCGAGGCCCGCTACGCCTGGGCGCACGCCGTCATCGAACGCGCGGCGCCCCGTCCGGCGGGAGCCCGGCCCACCCTCACCGACCGGGTGGACCGGCTGCTGCTGTCCCGCGTCTTCGGCATCCCGTTCTTCCTCGCCGTGATGTGGGGCGTCTTCCAGGCCACCACCGTCCTGGCCAAACCCCTCCAGGACGGCCTCGGCGACTTCGTCTCCGGACCCGTCAGCAGCGGGGCCGACCGGCTCCTGGAAGCCGTCCACGCACCCGGCTGGGTGACCGGCCTGCTCGTCGACGGCCTGATCAACGGAGTGGGCCAGCTGCTCACCTTCGTTCCGTTGATGATCATCATGTTCCTGCTGCTGGCCCTGCTGGAGGACTCCGGCTACTTCGCCCGCGCCGCCTTCGTCGCCGACCGTCTGATGCGCACCCTGCGGCTGCCCGGCCGCGCCTTCCTGCCGCTCGTCGTCGGCTTCGGCTGCAACGTGCCCGCCCTCGCCGGCACCCGGATCCTCAACCGCCGCTCGCACCGGCTGCTGGTCGGCCTGCTCATCCCGTACATGAGCTGCACCGCCCGCCTCGCCGTCTACGTGATGATCGCGGGCGTCTTCTTCGGCTCGAACTCCGGCACCGTCGTCTTCCTCCTCTACGTCGGCTCCGTGCTGCTGGTCGTCGGCATGGGCCTGATCCTGCGGCCCCTGCTCTTCAAGGACATGAAGGAGGAACCGCTCGTCCTGGAGCTGCCCCCCTACCGGCTGCCCACCCTGCGGGTCACCGGCGCCCAGGTCTGGCAGAAGCTCTCCGCGTTCCTGCGCACCGCCGGGGGCATCATCGTGGCCACCGCGGCCGCCGTCTGGCTGCTGATGGCCGTCCCGGCCGGAGCCGGCCACGGCGGGTTCGGCAAGGTCGACGTCGAACAGAGCGTCTTCGGTACGGTCACCCGCGCGGCGGCGCCCCTCGCCGCCCCGGCCGGCTTCGGCGACTGGCACGCGACGGCGGCGCTCGGCACCGGGCTGATCGCGAAGGAGGGCGTGATCTCCACCCTCGCGCAGACCTACTCGGCGGAGGAGGACGGCGATCCGAGGCTGACCTCGAGCCTGCACGCCACCTTCGAGGAATCCTCCGGCGGGCATCAGGAGGCCGCCGCGCTGGCCTTCCTGGTCTTCGTCCTCGCCTACACCCCGTGCATGGCCACCCTGGCCGCGCAGCGGGCCGAGATCGGCACCCGGCTGACCGTCATCGGCTTCGGCATCCAGCTGGCGGCGGCCTGGCTGCTGGCCACCGGCGTCTTCCAGATCGCGAGGCTGGTGTGGTGA
- a CDS encoding FeoA family protein: protein MPSLNDSRPGTTVRITGIDPGQAGGSRRRLLEFGFVPGADVTVIARGATGGLLVGLGDTRVALDSRTAGRLRWVR, encoded by the coding sequence GTGCCGTCGCTCAACGACAGCCGTCCCGGGACGACCGTACGCATCACGGGGATAGACCCCGGTCAGGCCGGCGGAAGCCGGCGCAGGCTCCTGGAGTTCGGCTTCGTGCCGGGCGCCGATGTCACGGTGATCGCCAGGGGCGCCACCGGGGGCCTGCTCGTCGGGCTCGGTGACACCCGGGTGGCGCTCGACTCCCGTACCGCCGGCCGGCTGAGGTGGGTCCGATGA
- a CDS encoding LysR family transcriptional regulator: protein MRVTQSNASGLDLNLLVALDVLLEESSVSRAAARLHLSEPAMSRTLGRIRKALGDPVLVRAGRTMVPTPHALAVQGEVRAVVERARALFLAGGRLDLATLTRTFTVLANESFTAVFGAALFGRVAREAPGVRLRFLAESHIDVPALREGVADLELGMIDTRSPEVRTEHLVDERMMAVARSGHPLLRGRLTARRFAAAQHLIASRRGRLEGPVDTALAGLGLTRRVVGSVGTFPTSLFVLRETDLVGLITGQAAPLAKQLGLEVFEIPLELPPLPFGMAWHPRHDADPAHAWLRDCARALMTRGARG, encoded by the coding sequence ATGCGTGTGACGCAATCCAACGCCTCCGGCCTCGATCTGAACCTCCTCGTCGCCCTGGACGTCCTCCTCGAGGAGTCGAGCGTGTCCCGGGCCGCTGCCCGCCTGCACCTGTCCGAGCCGGCGATGAGTCGCACCCTCGGCCGGATCCGCAAGGCGCTCGGCGATCCCGTCCTGGTCCGGGCCGGGCGCACCATGGTTCCGACTCCGCACGCCCTCGCCGTCCAGGGCGAGGTCCGGGCCGTCGTGGAGCGGGCCCGCGCGCTCTTCCTGGCCGGCGGCCGGCTCGACCTGGCGACCCTGACCCGCACCTTCACCGTGCTGGCCAACGAATCCTTCACCGCCGTCTTCGGCGCGGCCCTCTTCGGCCGGGTCGCCCGGGAGGCGCCGGGGGTGCGGCTGCGCTTCCTGGCGGAGAGCCACATCGACGTACCGGCGCTGCGCGAGGGCGTGGCAGACCTGGAACTCGGCATGATCGACACGCGTTCGCCGGAGGTCCGGACCGAACACCTCGTCGACGAGCGCATGATGGCCGTCGCACGCTCCGGTCACCCCCTGCTGCGCGGACGGCTCACCGCCCGCCGGTTCGCCGCCGCCCAACACCTGATCGCCTCCCGGCGCGGGCGCCTGGAGGGCCCGGTGGACACGGCGCTCGCCGGACTGGGGCTCACCCGGCGGGTGGTGGGGAGCGTCGGCACCTTCCCCACCTCCCTCTTCGTGCTCCGCGAGACCGACCTCGTGGGCCTGATCACCGGCCAGGCCGCGCCGCTCGCGAAGCAGTTGGGGCTGGAGGTCTTCGAGATCCCCCTCGAACTGCCGCCGCTGCCCTTCGGCATGGCCTGGCATCCGCGCCACGACGCCGATCCCGCGCACGCCTGGCTGCGCGACTGCGCCCGCGCGCTGATGACGAGGGGCGCGCGGGGGTAG